Proteins encoded together in one Actinomycetes bacterium window:
- a CDS encoding WXG100 family type VII secretion target, with amino-acid sequence MRETITVTPDDVRALAADVRRWAGELREATARTSSGTSWVSANLAEAAQSFDAMWLAWSTALDQLAGAMTEHAETLEHAADDYYEVDVTTIPNLPVGP; translated from the coding sequence GTGCGCGAGACGATCACCGTGACCCCCGACGACGTGAGGGCCCTGGCGGCCGACGTGCGCCGCTGGGCCGGCGAGCTGCGGGAGGCGACCGCCAGGACGAGCTCCGGTACTAGCTGGGTCTCAGCCAACCTGGCCGAGGCGGCCCAGAGCTTCGATGCGATGTGGCTGGCCTGGTCCACCGCGCTCGACCAGCTCGCCGGCGCCATGACCGAGCACGCTGAGACGCTCGAGCATGCAGCCGACGACTACTACGAGGTCGACGTGACCACCATCCCGAACCTGCCGGTCGGGCCCTAG